In Lycium barbarum isolate Lr01 chromosome 9, ASM1917538v2, whole genome shotgun sequence, the DNA window aaatatttatgagttgattgggctttgatttgggatccgataaatcaaaaatacggactgagtgcacgaaatagtttcgcttctaaatttaaataaaatacatgtttaaataaattgtgttaaaatattgctcaatatgaaatatgcaatcattaatgctcagataaaaaatggcgttgtaatagccgcgtaataatattccgaaaatctacagtaaaataaatactattatttaattatgcaaagataaatgcgatgcgtgtgcgtaagctggtaaaaatgtcaaaaatgataaaaattaCGAATTATAATAATTGTaataaattataataatagtaataaataataataataataataataataataataaataataacaataataataataatagtaataatcaTAACTAATGCAGTAATAGAATAGTGAAACAAcggtattgataaaaggctaataattatagtaaaaaatctaaatatatattttttaattttccaaaaatattagaagcgtaaaataggtatttcggaggagaggcgggacaaaattgggtgtcaacaccctaATCTACTCGGAATGGTTGGAACTGGAGCGCTCGGActctgtccgctcggagtcatcgGAGTCGGAACCAAGAGCATCCTTTGCCTCTCCTTCGACCCTTCTAGCCTCGGCAATAAGAGCCGGAAGATCGGTGAAGCCATGCTCAGCTTGCTCGAGAGtaatcctccgagacttccacttctcatactcagCAACAATAATGgcctgagcctcggcggcctcgacGCTCTTCAGAGCCTCGTCCAAATCAGCCTCGATCTGGGCCAACTTAGCTTCTAGGGCATCTCGAGCCTCCCCAAGAATATTCTGCATTTGaatggccgattgaagctcggcctggagGGCATCATTTGCATCGGCCGTCCCCCTGAGTTCGTTCTTCAGGTCATCACACATCCGAGACCTGTTCTCTgctttctcttcgaacaccctgGCACGCTCCTGATACCGGGCACTCTCATACTCAAGAAGCTatttcctctcggccaagctagAAGCATTCGACTTCACCAcatccagctcctcccggagttgggagaaggAGGTCTCAAGCTCACCcagcctcgaggaaatttgagcATTATCCTGGTTAAGGCCGATCTTCTCGGCTTCGAGGCTCCGATTTTATTCGGTCATAGCGACCAGTTCACTCCTCAGCCGGCGGTTCTCGGCCTTTGCTGCGTCAAGCTCGGGCTGAAGATGGGAGAGAGCAACTGCTCGATTCATCTCCTCCCCCTTCTCCCGAAGAAGATGCACATACTTCTCCGTTTCCCGACCCTGGGCATccaattggcccttaagatcatccatctcttgctgggcacggacgaaggccccgttaacaagcaccacactctgcaaaagaaGGCAAGTCAAAAACTTGAACGAGAACAAGATTAAAATTCTTAGTAAAGGTATGCAGAGACGGCTCAAAAACCTACCCGGTTGCTCTCATGCATGCCCTCGTTGATAAGGCATTGCCAGGTAACCCCGGTTATTTTTCGCTTATCCGAATCTGAGACTAGAGGCCTCAGGTAACTCGCTACGCTCACCGGGCGAGAAAGGAAGCTGCAGTCCTTGGGGACGGTGACCACAACCGATTTGGTTCTCCTCAGTTCCACGCTTGGCGTCGGAAAAACACGCACCAAGCCGTCCCTAGCCCCAGATTCGGAGGCTCGGCTGGCCGACTCGTAGCCCAAGGGATAGGCAGATGCCTGAATCCCGCAGCTTCGCTGGTAGCGGGAGGGGTGCCCGAGAACATATCGTCAAAATCGTCAGGCCGTGGtgccggggtagatgaacttggtGCAGCCTTAATATTTTCGGGAAAGCTCGGGGGTACCACAGTCGCGGCAGGCTCATGCTCGGGCGTCAGATCGACGTCGACGTGGACTTCGATCTCAGGGACCGGCCCAGTCTTTTGACCGACCTCAGCAGCGGTCGCCTCCCCGGACCtccttgtcctttgcaggggagattcttcagaagaagtttcacctgtaaTGTCGACAAATTTAATCGACCTTAGAAGagccggggaaagaatttcttccgcacctgtatGTGAGATCGGAATTAGAAGTCCTTCAACAGCAGAAGGAGGAGGTGAAACGGCGGAGACCTCCTCAGGGATCGGAGCAACTGGAGAACCGGTATCAACTCTTCGGATGATGATATCGGGATCTGCTTCATCCCGGGAGGACCgggcgacgctcctcgccctcttcttcggctTTTGCCCCCTTTCCAAGGGCCTCTTTATTTTGGCAGCAGTAGCAGCAGCGAGGGCATGAGACGCGCCCACTGAGTCAAACTCAGATACCGACGTTGTGGGTTCAGCGCCCGACTCCGgtcttggatccaccgagccGTTAGGTAAACCTGAAAGCCAAAGAGACCATGAGTACGGACTATGAAGAAATACATTAAACTCGGGTGAAAGCATAGTACTACCGTGGTTTTGGGCGACCTATCGGCCGCGGGATAGGTGGGCCCACGTCCGGTTATCGTGGTCGTACTGGTTGAGGAGTGCCGTGACCCACTCATTCAGATTGCGGACTACCAGAGGAACGTATCCATTGgctaatcaaaataagaaaagcgGTGAGAAAATGAGACCGAAGAAGGACAAAACATACAAAGGCGGTAGCTCGAAGTTcagacttacgcttgttgttccactctTCAAGGAATGGCATGTAATCTTCCGGGATGATGTCCGAGGTCCTTACCCGGACGAATCGCTCCAGCCAGCCTCGGTCTCTGTCCTCGTCCATCTTTGAGAAAAAGAGGTTCCGGCTGCATTTGGTCAATTTTATTACGCTGCCCCGGAATACCCTTGGGGAATATaggcgtatcaagtgggccaacGTGAACTCTTTCTCGGCGTTATTGGCCAGCAGCCAGAGacatgccacgaccctccaaacaatcgggcCGATTTGGGCCAAGTTCACGCCGTAAGTCCGACACATGTCTAGGATGACCGGGTCAAtcggagggtcgagcttgagagtaaAGGGGTAGGTGTAAACGTACAAAAAGCCTCTCCggtggtcggtgactgattcatCAGGCCCGGGGGTGAAAACTTGAACCGAGCGTGCGTTCCACCAGCAGTCTGCCCGGACCAGGTCGAgcttatcctcggtaatggaggagggGCATCGTCTCACATCGAACCCCCGGTCGGACACCGATGAAGGCTTTTCAACCTCGAAgtctttgttgaagttgaatttggCCGGTATGACATCCGAAGCTGTAGGCTCAAAGGAGCTCCTCGCTTTAACCGGAGATACGGCCTCGGTTCCTGGGGTTGAGACCGAGGGAATGTCAtgagaagtggtttcagacatttggaaAATATGAAAGGATGAAGGTTCAGAAGAGAAGTTCAAGAAAAATGAGGGAACGGATGATTCAAAGGATGACAAAGTACGAAGCAAGCAACACTCGAGCAAGAATAATTAGCAGAAACGGTGACAAAGGTGATTCTTTCTCACGCAATGTAAAGCAATGGATCAACAACAGATTTGCTATAAAGATAACTGTgtgtgatgaagatgaagaaacgCAGTAAAAAGTGTAAGATGAAGAGAAGATGGATCGTGAAAATGTTGGAATGAAGAGGgaaagagccttatataggcatggggatGTGACGGTTACGGTTCCCTAGCCAACCGGGGAACGCCACGTGTCCCGCAATTAATGtggaatgacttgaaacgacgtgcatgCGGCGGTTGTCAGGACCGTCCATTCGGGATGGGACACGTGGccgatagggggggggggggggagacgtgacgcaaccgttccccccaaaatgagaagataacgaCGAGCCGATAGAGTCACTGGTTTTGCggttcatccacttcccgttactccgaaaGATCGGTGATCcgagaagtgtggggactatctgtatacggtaaaaaccggatgtgagCCAAACCGGTGAAGCGAGAGAAATGAACAAGAACATACATGAAGACTctcattctgaaccggaggagcGCTTGTCCGGAGCTAATCGGGGGGACCATTTGGTCTGGTTCCTTCATCGCCGAGTCGATCAAGGTCATTACCCCGAGTATCCGGGTCGTTGGTCCGTTACGGCCGTTGCACACAAGCCACGCgtcagtagcgtcctgccatggtcaacaaccaaccatgcgtgtgtcagaccgtacgaccaaccaaATCCCACCAAATTCGTTCAGAGTTGTCCTTATTGTTATTATTTCAATGATTTgtactggggggggggggggggcatgaaGGCAAGACTATAAGTAGAGCTCATTCCCCTATTTGGagggggttggcttcttcattttcttctaaAGCACTTGTAATAGCAGaacatatatacaatctctctttcTCTAAGATCTGATTCGGTCCATAGCGATCATTTGCATTCTTATTGTATTTCTTCGAATATGTGTTGCGTGTCATTTAACAAGCATTAATACTCTCCATCAATTGCGTTGCTACATACCGTCCATATACCTTATTCCCTACGGTATATATtgagattcaaacacatatcctatacccacttacaaattcaattgattattcaaattcggggtaaacacacATATTGTTGAAGATGTGATTTGTAAATATTCTGCTATCTATTTGTACCTTTTTAATTTAATAAGTCATGTTTTCATTATTCCTAGCCTTTTCAATGTCATCGTACACAAGTATTTGTTTTCATTAGATTTAGTTGAATCCACTATTACATGGCTTGAACTATAAGAAGAGGTTTAATTTGACAAAGAATCTTCTCTTTTCCCCAGCACATGATACAAAGGTGTGTTCGGCATGATGAAGGTATTGTTCAGAAAATGCTTTCCAGAAAATAAGATGCTTGTTTGTTTGCTAGAATGTAAGTATTTTTCAGGCAAATATTTTCCACAAAAAGAGGGAAATAACTTCACCCACTTTTGgacaaaaatcattttctttgaCAATTCCCTGAACTTTAACTTCATATCATTGCGTTAACCGACACTTGATATTATTATAGCAATGCAATACGGTACAATACATTACCAACTATCCAAACAAGATGTTAGTACTTAGACTGTTCTTTAGAGTACACTGTTTATTTTTTCAGTTCAATAATGGGAGAATGAGGTCTAACTTCAAATGTTTAAGACATGCGGTTGTGTAAAATCTATAGGAAGTGACAACCATTTTGAAGGGTGGCATATGAAATGCTACAAAATAAAATTGGTCCGTCCCCAAACCTCACTAGTgggattacactgagtatgttgttgttgctccATTTATGATAGGTAGAGGAGCCTTTTTAACAACACGACTCTAGTTGATACTGTATGATAAATCTGTTATAGAATCTGGGTAGGTGTTATTCACTTTATACCATATTGTTAAACCAACAAAGAAAATGTAAATACCCATTTAGACAAGCTAAGTTTGGATAGAAATCCCACAGCATAATTACAGTGTAACTCTATACATTCTATTTATTTTTCTCAAAGTTCTGAGAGTAAAATCACCACCACTACTActagaaacaagaacaagaatAGAACAAAAACAAGCACGAGTTAccacattgttggcataccttgCTCTCATTGGATTTGTTTACATAACAATCAGTAACTCAACGAGCTGCAGTTTGGTACTATTTGTAAATTCCTTAGCAATGTAAATCCAAAAGACATTTCTTCACAACTTTAACTCAAAACTCTTTTCTGTATCTTCCTCTGCTTCTTCCtttatatttttcaaatattCTGAGTATCTTCCTCTGCTGTCTCTTCATGACTTACATCTGAGGTTGACATAGCACAATGGCCATTACAGCTAAAGCTTCAGTAAGTATAAATTTAAAAGAGTGAGAGATTATTAGAGTTAAAAACTCAGTATGACAACTATCCGCTGTCCTTAAAGATTTATCATATCTAGTTTCCTCTTAGATCATTCCGTTGTTCAAAAACGTTCCTCTAAACTACGATAGATATAAGGACAAATATTTTCTCTTTGCAACATTTCATGTGCCACCCTTCAAAAGAGTTGTTGTTTCTGTCTACAATGACATGTTCTCAAACATCTGAATTTAGACCTCATTCTTCTATTATTCTGCTGAAAAGTACACTTCACCCTAAAAAGATATAGTCTAAATACTAAGTCATAACTGTGAAATGGATTATCTCATTTATTTGTTTATCGAAGGGGTAATTAGTAAAACATGAACATTAGAGGACAAATGCTTTGGTCAAAATATTTTAAACTTATTTCCTGTCATTTCCTTTCTgttatgacattatctgagttgCTTCATTTTCGATTTGGTTAGTGGACTAAGCCCCTAAAGATGTAAGCAAGATGACCAAATTATTTAGCCCAAAGAGTTCCAATCTTGCCAGGAAATAAGTAAGCAAACAAACAAGTTCAATAGGGACTACATGTGATGATTGTTATATCCTCTCATGGGACTTATATATCATAGTTAAAAGCCCTAATATGACAATTATATGTAGAAGACTATGAACTAGACAATAACCATTTATTTTTACAGTGAATAATTTACTTGTAGTTATAAACGAAAAGTCAGTATCACGGTCAATAGGAGAATCAATCTCATCTATCAAATCCTCAATGCAGTTCATAAGAAGTCAAATATACAGTGACTGTTCAAAGTTAAATTTACTTACCTTTTGTATTGAGAACATGAGCTTTAAGGATATTGTTTCCAAAATTCTCTTGGTCTTTCTGTATTTGCTCAGCAACATTCACTAGGGAAGAAGAACAACTGTGCAACTCAATTAGCTGCAGTGTCATACTCTTAGCAAATTCTTGACGAATCTCTTCTAAGCAACTATAGTTTTTGATAATTACACGCTCCAGGCATCGGAAAGAATCATCAGTGGCTCTCCAATACTGGAGAGGCAAATCTTCGAGGAGCAACAACTTCAATTCAGGAAATCCTGTCTCTGTTACTTCCCACCCTTCTAGCGTAATGGCATTAGCTTTCAATTTGAGCACCTCGAGTTTGAGCAGTTGGATAATGATCCTCATGTCCTCCCGTTGTAGATAAGTGCTGTAAAGTGTCAACTTCTTGGGATTTGGTGGGAAGGAACTCAAACATGGAAGCCTAAAAAATGATTTTGCAAATGGAGATTCGGACGATCCAATATTTAGTGTCTCGAGTTCAAGTAAATATATAGGCACTGGGGCAGACTACAAAATTCATCCTCTGCCAAAAATTCACAACTTTTTCACTTCCCTAATCCCCTGAAATATTTCCTTTGTGTAGCAAGAAGGATTCAATCTAGAAAAACTTTGCAAGTTGTCCAAAACCGGTACCTTCATAGGAGAAGATAAATACAATCTTGTAGAATGGAAATACCTCAATTGAGGCATTTCTATAATTTCATTTTGAAAAGATATGGTAGGAGACTGTACTAGAGCACTTCCGTGAACAGTGGAAGTTAGAAAATTCCAAAGACTGGAAATCTGTAGACATTTAGAGATTGTAATCGTCAAAGCCACATACCTTAAGCAAACCAGGTCTAATAGTGGAGTAGGGAAATCATTGGGTACCAATGACTGCAAGTCCAGTACTCTAAGAAGCTTGAAATTAGACAGTCTCAATTCATTCGTAGGCTCAGTTCCACTTACAAAAAAGTGAAGGGAACGCGTTCTGCTGTGAGTAAGATCATCGAAAGGAACAGGATGATAATCTCTTTTCGAATTAACTGACACCCATCGGCGACCTTGAGGAGAAAACATTCTGTATGTTTTACCTGTTTCAGGATTTACAACATACAAAAGATTCTTGCATTCAGCTTCTCTCAATCATAAATCATGAGCAGGACCGTGAACCCTACATGTCTTGATTTTTCCGTTCAAACTTCGCTTGCTAACGACAACTAGACTTCCATCAATAAGCTGTTGTAAAAGACTAGAAGCCTCATTCTCTGATTCATCATGCCCTTTTAGCTCTAAGAGTCCTTCTGCAACCCATAATCTGATAAATTTCTTCACAGAAATCTCACTAGATTTTGGGAAAACTCCGAAATACATAAAGCAAGCTTTCAAATGAGACGGAAG includes these proteins:
- the LOC132612140 gene encoding putative late blight resistance protein homolog R1B-14, whose translation is MAAYVAVISLMGTIQQLPLSSLHLKEVHEEHMKQLYEKVGSLKEFLDNSDDKSPRDLQKKVKDIAHETEDEVESYIQREAHKTHLNILKRLFHLPRKAHKRLLKILQCAIEDIDSFKEQIIDHERKVAESVGSSVTVDDHEAFARALTLRYNDLPSHLKACFMYFGVFPKSSEISVKKFIRLWVAEGLLELKGHDESENEASSLLQQLIDGSLVVVSKRSLNGKIKTCKTYRMFSPQGRRWVSVNSKRDYHPVPFDDLTHSRTRSLHFFVSGTEPTNELRLSNFKLLRVLDLQSLVPNDFPTPLLDLVCLRYVALTITISKCLQISSLWNFLTSTVHGSALVQSPTISFQNEIIEMPQLRYFHSTRLYLSSPMKVPVLDNLQSFSRLNPSCYTKEIFQGIREVKKL